In Oceanotoga teriensis, the genomic window ATAAAGTTATACAAGAATCAAGTAAAGGTTTTTTATTTGGAATAGGAAGTAAACCTATAATTATAGACGCTTTTATAAATGAAAACTTTTTAGTCAATAAAATAAAAGAATTTTTATCAGAAGTATTAATTCATTTTGATGAAGATATAAAGACCAATATAAAAGTATTTGGAAAAACTATTGTTATATATTTAGATGGTGATGGACTTGGTAAACTCATAGGAAAACATGGTAGAACATTAGGCGCATTACAACATTTAATAATGATATATATAAATAGAATGACAGATACTAAAGTAGATATAAAACTCGATATTGGTGAATATAGAAAAAAGAGAAGAAGGAAAATAGAAGAAATAGCAGAACAAGCTGCATTAAAAGTAAAAAAACAAAAAAATGAAGTAGAGCTTGCTCCAATGTTTTCATTTGAGAGAAAGACTGTACATGAATATATAAGAAAAAACCATCCAGAAATAAAAACTAAATCTGTTGGGTTAGAACCTTACAGAAAAGTTGTTCTCATATCACAATAACATTTTAAAGGGGTGAAAAATTATGAAAAAAGTTATTACAGATAATGCAAAAAATGTTGCCCCAATACTAATAAACAATGAAACCGTTAAAAATGTTGAAAAAAGAATACTCATAGGAAGTAAACAAGAAGCACCGAATTTTGTTATGAGACTTTTTACTGTTAAACCTGGTGGACATTCACCTAAACATAGTCATAATTGGGAACATGAGGTTTTTATAGTAAAAGGAAAAGCAGAAGTATTTAATGGTGAAGAGTATATTGTTGTGGAAGAAGGAAGTTATGTTTTTGTTCCACCAGAAATAGAGCATCAATTTAAAAATGTTGGAAAAACAGATTTAGAATTTATATGTGTAATACCAAATACAGCAGATGAAGAATAAAAACATGAAATATAAAAATCCGCATAGTATTAAACTATGCGGATTTTATAATATTTTTTATATTTTTAATTTTGTTTAAATCAGTTTTAAAAATTTTATCATCATCCATGTATCCAATTAAAGCTTCTTTTTTAAATATCATATTTGATTCAAATATTTTTTTTGCTGACATATGAATATCATCAACACCAGTGTTTAATATAGAAAGTATATTTTCTTCTGAAATACCACTTCCAGCCATAATTTTAATTTTATTATTAGCTCTTTTAACTATTTGTTCCATCATTTTTAAATCATCATAAGCTTTATCTTTCCCAGCGGAAGTAAGAACTCTATCTACTCCAACATCTATTAAATCATCTATAGATTTTAAAATATCTTTAGATCTATCTATTGCTCTATGAAAAGTTACTTTTAATGGATAAGCCAATTCTAAAATTTGTTTAGTTTTAAGCTTATCTATATTACCAAATTTATCTAAAAATCCAATCACTACACCATCCATTTCAAGATCTTTTGCTAAGATAACATCTTCTTTAATAGTATCAAATTCAAATTTATTATAAAGAAAATCTCCAGCACGAGGTCTTATTATTGGATATAGTTCTATATCTATCAATTTTCTGGCTTTTTTCATCAGACCATATGATGGAGTAGTTCCACCAAGACTTAAATCCGAACATAATTCTATTCTATCAACTCCAGCATTATTAGCAATTATTGCCGATTCTAAAAGATCAACAGATATTTCTAAAGTCATAAAATCCCTCCATTAAAAATAATTAAAATTTAAATATTTCTTTAAAGGTTCTGGTACTAATATTCTACCATCTTCAGTTTGATTTTGTTCAATTATAGCTAATAAAGTTCTATCAGTTACAAGAGTACAATTTAATGTATGTGGATAAATAAATAAATCATTTTTTAAGTATTTGATATTAAGTCTTCTACTTTGAAAATCTAATATATTAGAACCAGAGTGAGTTTCTCTATATGCTTTAAAACCTGGAAACCAAGATTCTATATCATATTTTTTAAAAGCAGGAGCTCCTAAATCTCCACTACAAACATTTACAACTCTAAAATGTAAATCAAGACTTTTCATAAAATCAATTGAATTTTTGATTAAGAAATCAAAATATTTTTCTGAATCTTCTGGTTTACAAAAACAAATTTGTTCTACTTTATTAAATTGATGTACTCTAAATATACCTCTACTTTCTTTTCCATAAGAACCTGATTCAGTTCTAAAACATGGAGTATAAGCTGTATATAAAATAGGTAAATCTTTTTCTTTTAATAATTTATCCATATTATAAGAAATGAGCGTTTGTTCAGAAGTTCCAATCAAATTTAAATCTTCATCTTCTATTTTATAATTTTCATCAGAAATGAAAGGTATAAATCCTGTACCATAAAGACTTTTTTTTCTTGTTAATATTGGAGTAAACATCAATTCAAAATTTTTTTCTAATAAAAAATCTATGGCATAATTAATTAATGCCCTTAAAACGATTGCTCCTTTATTTTTCCAATAATAAAAACCATTACCAGAAACTTTTGAACCTTGTTTAATATCAAGAATATCTTTTTTTACACATAATTCATCATGTATTAAAGGTATAAAATTAAAAATTTTTTTTTCATTATATTTATAAATTTCTATATTATCTTTTTCATCTAAACCAATGGGGACATCATCTGAAAGAATATTAGGGATTCTATCTAAATAATAATTCCTTTTATTTGTTATAGATTTAAATTTTAATTCTAATTTTTTTAAATCCTCTTTTAAAACTTTTATTTTTTGTGAATTTTTGGGACCATTTAAACTATTTTTTAATTGTCTCAAATCATCAATTCTTTTTTTTATATTTCTGAATTCATTATCTAAAGATATCAATTCATCAATATTGAGATTTATATTTCTTTTATTACAAATTTCTTTTACCTCTTTCGGGTTCTCTCGTATAAATTTTATGTCTAACACTGTTACCATCTCCTTTTATAAAAAAAAATGATGCT contains:
- the jag gene encoding RNA-binding cell elongation regulator Jag/EloR, encoding MIKIKSQQFTSKNLEEALEKAQLEFGVEKNEISYKVIQESSKGFLFGIGSKPIIIDAFINENFLVNKIKEFLSEVLIHFDEDIKTNIKVFGKTIVIYLDGDGLGKLIGKHGRTLGALQHLIMIYINRMTDTKVDIKLDIGEYRKKRRRKIEEIAEQAALKVKKQKNEVELAPMFSFERKTVHEYIRKNHPEIKTKSVGLEPYRKVVLISQ
- a CDS encoding cupin domain-containing protein is translated as MKKVITDNAKNVAPILINNETVKNVEKRILIGSKQEAPNFVMRLFTVKPGGHSPKHSHNWEHEVFIVKGKAEVFNGEEYIVVEEGSYVFVPPEIEHQFKNVGKTDLEFICVIPNTADEE
- a CDS encoding copper homeostasis protein CutC — protein: MTLEISVDLLESAIIANNAGVDRIELCSDLSLGGTTPSYGLMKKARKLIDIELYPIIRPRAGDFLYNKFEFDTIKEDVILAKDLEMDGVVIGFLDKFGNIDKLKTKQILELAYPLKVTFHRAIDRSKDILKSIDDLIDVGVDRVLTSAGKDKAYDDLKMMEQIVKRANNKIKIMAGSGISEENILSILNTGVDDIHMSAKKIFESNMIFKKEALIGYMDDDKIFKTDLNKIKNIKNIIKSA
- the serS gene encoding serine--tRNA ligase, yielding MLDIKFIRENPKEVKEICNKRNINLNIDELISLDNEFRNIKKRIDDLRQLKNSLNGPKNSQKIKVLKEDLKKLELKFKSITNKRNYYLDRIPNILSDDVPIGLDEKDNIEIYKYNEKKIFNFIPLIHDELCVKKDILDIKQGSKVSGNGFYYWKNKGAIVLRALINYAIDFLLEKNFELMFTPILTRKKSLYGTGFIPFISDENYKIEDEDLNLIGTSEQTLISYNMDKLLKEKDLPILYTAYTPCFRTESGSYGKESRGIFRVHQFNKVEQICFCKPEDSEKYFDFLIKNSIDFMKSLDLHFRVVNVCSGDLGAPAFKKYDIESWFPGFKAYRETHSGSNILDFQSRRLNIKYLKNDLFIYPHTLNCTLVTDRTLLAIIEQNQTEDGRILVPEPLKKYLNFNYF